Proteins encoded by one window of Archaeoglobus veneficus SNP6:
- a CDS encoding IS6 family transposase, translating into MQPALSQLVDYVKSTKVFRRNRKDVELKILAALLYFFGLSLRKTSDFLSLFEEISHESVRIYYHRLKTVLKQPEKKKRRLVAIDETKIKLEKKQIFVWAAIDVDTMECLAIWASGGRGSFEAYVFLREVLKHCENKPEIVVDRGFWYLWALKRLGLRYRHETFGRRNAVEGFFSRFKERTKRFWNRFPFRSSFVSVQSWLESFMAFYNYWRC; encoded by the coding sequence ATGCAGCCTGCGCTAAGCCAGTTGGTAGATTACGTCAAGTCTACAAAAGTCTTTCGAAGGAACAGGAAAGATGTGGAACTTAAAATACTTGCAGCATTATTATACTTCTTTGGCCTTTCTTTGAGAAAAACAAGTGATTTTCTATCTTTATTCGAAGAAATAAGTCACGAATCTGTTAGGATTTACTACCATAGACTCAAAACAGTCTTAAAACAACCAGAAAAGAAGAAAAGAAGACTTGTTGCGATAGATGAAACAAAAATAAAACTGGAAAAGAAACAAATCTTTGTTTGGGCTGCTATAGACGTTGATACCATGGAATGCCTAGCTATATGGGCTTCTGGAGGAAGAGGAAGCTTTGAAGCTTACGTTTTCCTTAGAGAAGTTCTCAAGCATTGCGAAAACAAGCCAGAGATCGTTGTTGATAGAGGTTTCTGGTATCTGTGGGCTTTGAAAAGGTTAGGGCTGAGATACAGGCATGAAACGTTTGGTAGAAGAAATGCTGTAGAAGGATTCTTTTCGAGGTTTAAAGAGAGAACGAAGAGGTTCTGGAACAGATTTCCATTCAGGAGTTCTTTTGTCTCTGTACAGAGCTGGTTGGAGAGCTTTATGGCCTTCTACAACTACTGGAGGTGTTAA